A genomic region of Kribbella sp. NBC_00382 contains the following coding sequences:
- the ald gene encoding alanine dehydrogenase — translation MKVGVPKEVKNHEYRVAITPAGVHEFVRNGHEVLIEQGAGTGSLLPDEEFVAAGARIVPTADEVWGEAELVLKVKEPVAEEYHRMRKEQVLFTYLHLAASRETTAALLESGTTAIAYETVQLPDGSLPLLAPMSEVAGRLAPQAGSYHLMANGGGRGVLMGGVSGVHSARVVIIGAGVAGMNAAAIALGMQAEVQLFDRNIARLRDADRTYQGHLRTVASNAFEIEKAVLQADLVIGAVLVTGAKAPKLVSNELVSRMKPGSVLVDIAIDQGGCFEDSHPTTHEDPVYKVHNSLFYCVANMPGAVPNTSTYALTNVTLPYAVDLANLGWREALKQDHPLALGLNTHAGHVTYGPVADAHDLPQLKLDEVLV, via the coding sequence GTGAAGGTCGGAGTACCGAAGGAAGTCAAGAACCACGAATACCGGGTGGCCATCACCCCGGCCGGGGTGCACGAGTTCGTGCGCAACGGGCACGAGGTTCTGATCGAGCAGGGGGCCGGTACCGGTTCGCTGCTCCCCGATGAAGAGTTCGTCGCGGCGGGCGCCCGGATCGTCCCCACCGCCGACGAGGTCTGGGGCGAGGCCGAGCTGGTGCTGAAGGTCAAGGAGCCGGTGGCCGAGGAGTACCACCGGATGCGCAAGGAGCAGGTGCTGTTCACCTACCTGCACCTGGCCGCCAGCCGCGAGACCACGGCCGCGCTGCTCGAGTCCGGCACCACCGCGATCGCTTACGAGACGGTCCAGCTCCCGGACGGCTCACTGCCGCTGCTGGCCCCGATGAGTGAGGTAGCGGGCCGGTTGGCGCCGCAGGCCGGCTCGTACCACCTGATGGCCAACGGCGGCGGCCGCGGCGTCCTCATGGGCGGCGTCTCCGGCGTGCACTCGGCCCGGGTCGTCATCATCGGCGCGGGTGTCGCGGGCATGAACGCTGCGGCGATCGCGCTCGGCATGCAGGCCGAGGTCCAGCTGTTCGACCGCAACATCGCCCGGCTGCGCGACGCCGACCGCACCTACCAGGGCCACCTGCGGACGGTCGCATCGAACGCGTTCGAGATCGAGAAGGCGGTGCTCCAGGCCGACCTCGTGATCGGCGCCGTGCTGGTCACCGGGGCGAAGGCGCCGAAGCTGGTCAGCAACGAGCTGGTCTCGCGGATGAAGCCGGGCAGCGTTCTCGTCGACATCGCGATCGACCAGGGCGGCTGCTTCGAGGACTCGCACCCGACCACGCACGAGGACCCGGTCTACAAGGTGCACAACTCGCTGTTCTACTGCGTGGCGAACATGCCGGGCGCGGTGCCGAACACCTCGACGTACGCGCTCACCAACGTGACGCTCCCGTACGCCGTGGACCTGGCGAACCTGGGCTGGCGCGAGGCGCTGAAGCAGGACCACCCGCTGGCGCTCGGCCTGAACACGCATGCCGGCCACGTCACCTACGGCCCGGTCGCCGACGCGCACGACCTGCCGCAGCTGAAGCTCGACGAGGTGCTCGTCTGA
- a CDS encoding LLM class F420-dependent oxidoreductase — MAVDLGRFGVWHQAHKWGPELAAGVEQAGYGTLWLGGSPTEDLRDAEVLLASTTNAVVGTSIVNMWKADPAVLAESYHRLESEHPDRFLLGVGIGHREHTGNYKTPYETIVDYLDALDDGKVPVDRRVLAALGPRVLKLSAERSAGAVPYLTTSEHTRQARETLGAGVLLAPEQKVVLETDDDLARAVARDYLATYLKLSNYTSNLKRLGFSDHDFADGGSDDLVDALVLHGTAVEVAEGLKAHLDAGADQVVVQQLGKEGPDLLPGYEALATVLV, encoded by the coding sequence GTGGCGGTCGATCTGGGACGGTTCGGGGTCTGGCACCAAGCGCACAAGTGGGGGCCCGAGCTTGCCGCCGGGGTTGAGCAGGCGGGCTACGGCACGCTCTGGCTCGGTGGCTCCCCGACGGAGGACCTGCGGGACGCCGAGGTGCTGCTCGCCTCCACCACCAACGCGGTGGTCGGCACCAGCATCGTGAACATGTGGAAGGCCGACCCCGCCGTACTGGCCGAGTCCTACCACCGGCTCGAAAGCGAGCACCCCGACCGGTTCCTGCTGGGCGTCGGGATCGGGCACCGGGAGCACACCGGCAACTACAAGACGCCGTACGAGACGATCGTCGACTACCTGGACGCGCTCGACGACGGCAAGGTCCCGGTGGACCGGCGAGTGCTGGCAGCCCTCGGCCCGCGCGTACTGAAGCTGTCTGCCGAGCGGAGCGCCGGTGCGGTCCCCTACCTGACCACTTCCGAGCACACCCGGCAGGCCCGGGAGACGCTCGGTGCCGGGGTACTGCTCGCGCCGGAGCAGAAGGTGGTGCTGGAGACCGACGACGACCTCGCCCGGGCCGTCGCCCGCGACTACCTGGCGACCTACCTCAAGCTGAGCAACTACACGAGCAACCTGAAGCGGCTCGGCTTCAGCGACCACGACTTCGCCGACGGCGGCAGTGACGACCTGGTCGACGCCCTGGTGCTGCATGGGACCGCGGTGGAGGTCGCCGAGGGTCTCAAGGCGCACCTGGACGCCGGAGCCGACCAGGTCGTCGTACAGCAACTGGGCAAGGAAGGCCCCGACCTGCTGCCTGGCTACGAGGCGCTGGCGACCGTACTGGTCTAA
- a CDS encoding cupin domain-containing protein, which yields MSLDEQPELAEVLGLERHPEGGWFRETWRSEVSFQPDGYDGERASATAIYFLLAPGEESRWHRVRSAEIWLWHSGGPLTLDLGGTGDDPGEPDPITLGPDVKAGQHPQAVVPAGAWQAARPAGDQPVLVSCIVSPGFDFADFTLR from the coding sequence ATGTCACTTGATGAGCAGCCAGAGCTGGCTGAAGTACTGGGGTTGGAGCGGCATCCGGAGGGTGGGTGGTTCCGGGAGACGTGGCGCTCGGAGGTGTCCTTCCAGCCCGACGGGTACGACGGGGAGCGGGCCAGTGCCACGGCCATCTACTTCCTGCTGGCGCCGGGGGAGGAGTCGCGCTGGCACCGGGTGCGGTCGGCCGAGATCTGGCTCTGGCACAGCGGTGGACCGCTGACCCTCGACCTCGGTGGTACCGGTGACGACCCTGGTGAGCCTGATCCGATCACGCTCGGCCCAGACGTGAAAGCCGGCCAGCACCCGCAGGCCGTAGTACCGGCGGGTGCTTGGCAGGCTGCGCGACCGGCAGGCGATCAGCCCGTACTGGTCTCCTGCATCGTGTCGCCCGGCTTCGACTTCGCCGACTTCACCCTGCGTTAG
- a CDS encoding GH92 family glycosyl hydrolase, producing MDPTDHVDPLIGTTNAGNVFPGAVTPQGMFSFSPETSRGNAYRTAAPGGYLYSATKIRGFSLTHMSGTGCAGGSGDIPILPYAGEVTTSPQADATDATYASTFSHANEVAKPGYYKVGLDSGVTTELAATPRTGSAKFTFPADKASSLLFRTSNSEVGSSDAQISIDPATRTITGSVTAGNFCGYLASVGRRSYYTLHFVAQFDQPFAKTGTWKDTTVTPGSTSAQGGTTYGPDGWMPANKGSGGYVGFDAKTVNMRIGISYVSQENAQANLTTENPTGTSLETTAAKAKQAWRDQLNKIQVDGGTPAARTTFYTALYHALLHPNLFSDVNGEYWGFDQKKHRVKGVQEAQYATFSGWDVYRSQVQLLTLIEPRKAGDIAQSLLNQADQNGGIWDRWTHASGSTAVMTGDPAAPAVAGIYAFGGTNFDARDALKSLVKAATVPTAKDLSSAGKPVMSIGQRPSLDKYLALHYIPTKSNAWGGAVETLEDTTADFAIAQLALKTNDSKTYDQFLKRSQYWQNVFNPENGGYIQNRDENGAWPGFEPATQDGFAEGSSAQYTWMIPHNRAGLFDAMGGQAKASQRLDAFFKDPNGNWALTHSGDLHAEMDNEPSINTPWIYNYTGQPYKTQETLRQAMTQLWNTTTGGIPGNDDLGAMSSWYVWTALGLYPDVPSRADLQVGAPTFTHAIIHRDHGKSIEITAPEAPAQYVQSLSVNGQNSSKAWLDEDFVKHGGTLDFHLGTTPNTSWGSAAKDAPRSWRTGEIPFQTSTDTSRVVVAPGTTSDPVAIQAHRLNGNATSVKYTVTTPAGLTASPASGTFTVDPASGVGSAPVTISAAAGTPDGRYSVTVALQAADGTALPRLGFTVVVGEPNSFSVLREGVAASDDAGDHNEADYDGGGVSYSRQALAAAGLAPGATVTKEGLTFTWPAVPAGDPDNVPADGQLLNLNLPASATKLSFVGSAVNGNQQTTATLTYSDGSTGPIDLSFSDWTLGGGGDTIHFGNLIVATTPYRNEAGGGKDNVTTHIFATAPFTFPAGKTPVSVTLPKNRDLRIFTLATG from the coding sequence GTGGACCCGACAGACCATGTCGACCCGCTCATCGGCACGACCAACGCGGGCAACGTCTTCCCTGGCGCAGTGACTCCGCAGGGGATGTTCTCCTTCAGCCCGGAGACGAGCAGGGGCAACGCGTACCGCACCGCAGCGCCCGGTGGTTACCTGTACTCCGCCACGAAGATCCGCGGCTTCAGCCTGACCCACATGTCGGGTACAGGCTGCGCCGGCGGCTCCGGCGACATCCCGATCCTCCCGTACGCCGGTGAGGTCACCACCTCTCCCCAGGCAGACGCAACCGACGCCACCTACGCCAGCACGTTCTCCCACGCCAATGAGGTGGCCAAGCCCGGCTACTACAAGGTGGGACTCGACTCCGGCGTCACCACCGAGCTAGCGGCTACTCCACGCACCGGCTCGGCCAAGTTCACCTTCCCGGCCGACAAGGCCTCGTCCCTGCTCTTCCGGACCTCCAACTCCGAGGTGGGCAGCAGTGACGCCCAGATCTCGATCGACCCGGCCACCCGGACCATCACCGGCTCGGTGACCGCCGGCAACTTCTGCGGCTACCTGGCCTCGGTCGGCCGTCGCAGCTACTACACGCTGCACTTCGTTGCCCAGTTCGACCAGCCCTTCGCCAAGACGGGCACCTGGAAGGACACCACCGTCACCCCGGGCAGCACGAGCGCCCAGGGCGGTACGACGTACGGGCCGGACGGCTGGATGCCCGCCAACAAGGGCTCCGGCGGATACGTCGGCTTCGACGCCAAGACGGTCAACATGCGCATCGGCATCTCCTACGTGAGCCAGGAGAACGCGCAGGCCAACCTGACAACGGAGAACCCGACCGGCACGTCGCTGGAGACCACTGCGGCCAAGGCGAAGCAGGCCTGGCGCGACCAGCTCAACAAGATCCAGGTCGACGGCGGAACGCCCGCAGCGCGCACCACCTTCTACACCGCGCTGTACCACGCACTGCTGCACCCGAACCTGTTCAGCGACGTCAACGGCGAGTACTGGGGCTTCGACCAGAAGAAGCACCGCGTCAAGGGAGTACAGGAAGCGCAGTACGCGACCTTCTCCGGTTGGGACGTCTACCGGTCGCAGGTCCAGCTACTGACACTCATTGAGCCCCGCAAGGCTGGAGACATCGCCCAGTCGTTGCTCAACCAGGCCGACCAGAACGGCGGCATCTGGGACCGCTGGACCCACGCCTCGGGCAGTACCGCCGTCATGACCGGCGACCCGGCCGCACCAGCAGTGGCAGGCATCTACGCGTTCGGCGGTACCAACTTCGATGCCCGTGACGCCCTGAAGTCACTGGTGAAGGCTGCGACCGTACCGACCGCCAAGGACCTCAGCTCCGCGGGCAAGCCGGTCATGTCGATCGGCCAGCGCCCGTCGCTCGACAAGTACCTGGCCCTGCACTACATCCCCACCAAGTCGAACGCGTGGGGTGGCGCCGTCGAGACGCTCGAGGACACCACCGCGGACTTCGCGATCGCGCAGCTGGCGTTGAAGACCAACGACAGCAAGACCTATGACCAGTTCCTCAAGCGGTCGCAGTACTGGCAGAACGTCTTCAACCCGGAGAACGGCGGCTACATCCAGAACCGGGACGAGAACGGCGCCTGGCCGGGCTTCGAGCCGGCGACGCAGGACGGGTTCGCCGAGGGCAGCAGCGCGCAGTACACGTGGATGATCCCGCACAACCGTGCCGGGCTGTTCGACGCGATGGGCGGCCAGGCGAAGGCGAGCCAGCGGCTGGACGCGTTCTTCAAGGACCCGAACGGCAACTGGGCTCTGACGCACTCGGGCGACCTGCATGCAGAGATGGACAACGAGCCGTCGATCAACACGCCCTGGATCTACAACTACACAGGCCAGCCGTACAAGACGCAGGAGACGCTGCGGCAGGCCATGACGCAGCTGTGGAACACCACCACCGGCGGCATCCCCGGCAACGACGACCTCGGCGCCATGTCGTCCTGGTACGTGTGGACCGCGCTCGGCCTCTACCCCGACGTCCCGAGCCGTGCGGACCTGCAGGTCGGCGCACCGACCTTCACGCACGCGATCATCCACCGCGACCACGGCAAGTCGATCGAGATCACCGCACCCGAGGCGCCGGCGCAGTACGTCCAGAGCCTGAGCGTGAACGGCCAGAACTCGAGCAAGGCGTGGCTGGACGAGGACTTCGTCAAGCACGGCGGCACGCTCGACTTCCACCTCGGTACTACGCCCAACACCTCGTGGGGTAGCGCAGCCAAGGACGCACCGCGCTCCTGGCGGACCGGGGAGATCCCGTTCCAGACCTCTACCGACACCAGTCGGGTAGTAGTCGCTCCTGGCACCACTAGCGACCCAGTGGCCATCCAGGCGCACCGGCTCAACGGAAACGCGACCAGCGTCAAGTACACCGTGACAACGCCAGCCGGACTCACCGCGTCACCTGCAAGTGGCACATTCACGGTGGACCCAGCCAGTGGCGTAGGCAGTGCACCAGTGACCATCTCGGCAGCCGCCGGTACTCCGGACGGCCGCTACTCGGTCACTGTGGCCCTTCAGGCAGCAGACGGCACAGCCCTCCCCCGGCTGGGCTTCACCGTCGTTGTGGGCGAGCCGAACTCCTTCTCCGTACTCCGGGAAGGTGTAGCGGCCTCCGATGACGCAGGCGACCACAACGAGGCCGACTACGACGGTGGTGGCGTCAGCTACTCCCGGCAGGCTCTCGCTGCGGCAGGACTCGCCCCTGGCGCCACTGTCACCAAGGAAGGCCTGACGTTCACTTGGCCCGCAGTACCGGCTGGTGATCCCGACAACGTGCCTGCGGACGGGCAACTGCTCAATCTGAACCTCCCCGCGAGTGCTACCAAGCTGTCCTTCGTCGGCAGCGCGGTGAACGGCAACCAGCAGACGACCGCCACGCTGACGTACTCCGACGGCAGCACCGGACCGATCGACCTGTCGTTCAGCGACTGGACCCTCGGTGGCGGCGGCGACACGATCCACTTCGGCAACCTGATCGTCGCGACCACGCCGTACCGGAACGAGGCAGGCGGCGGCAAGGACAATGTCACCACGCACATCTTCGCTACCGCGCCGTTCACCTTCCCGGCGGGCAAGACACCGGTTAGCGTGACGCTGCCGAAGAACCGCGACCTGCGGATCTTCACGCTGGCCACCGGCTGA
- a CDS encoding peptidylprolyl isomerase, producing the protein MRATRIMACAALTVAGLVAPAGTALASPATVQAAAPVKTTSGPCGYTSTPDDPSPRPVSLPPDPKHTPDKGIVKVLLATNQGPMLLSLDRAKAPCTVQSFLHLAKSRFYDFTTCHRLTLYDTLKVLQCGDPTGTGERGPGYSYKDELPTDLPNWPGDTTGTRKVYARGTLAMANAGPNTNGSQFFLVFADSRLRPDYTVFGSVDRLGLKALDRVAAAGVKPTPEDPAPVDGAPNRKTDILLALRLGF; encoded by the coding sequence ATGAGAGCCACCAGAATCATGGCTTGCGCGGCGCTGACCGTCGCAGGCCTGGTAGCACCAGCCGGTACTGCGCTGGCTTCGCCCGCGACGGTTCAGGCCGCCGCACCGGTGAAGACCACCAGCGGTCCCTGCGGGTACACCTCGACGCCGGACGACCCGTCGCCGCGGCCGGTGTCGCTGCCGCCGGACCCCAAGCACACGCCGGACAAGGGCATCGTCAAGGTGCTGCTGGCCACCAACCAGGGGCCGATGCTGCTGTCGCTGGACCGGGCCAAGGCGCCCTGTACGGTGCAGAGCTTCCTGCACCTGGCCAAGAGCCGCTTCTACGACTTCACCACCTGCCACCGGCTGACCCTCTACGACACCCTCAAGGTGCTCCAGTGCGGCGACCCGACCGGTACCGGTGAGCGCGGCCCGGGCTACTCGTACAAGGACGAGCTCCCGACCGACCTGCCGAACTGGCCGGGCGACACCACGGGTACCCGCAAGGTCTACGCCCGCGGCACCCTGGCGATGGCCAACGCCGGCCCGAACACCAACGGAAGCCAGTTCTTCCTGGTCTTCGCCGACTCCCGCCTGCGCCCCGACTACACCGTCTTCGGCTCAGTAGACCGCCTCGGCCTCAAGGCCCTGGACCGGGTAGCCGCAGCCGGCGTCAAGCCCACCCCGGAAGACCCGGCCCCGGTAGACGGCGCCCCCAACCGCAAGACCGACATCCTGCTGGCCCTCCGCTTGGGCTTCTGA
- a CDS encoding saccharopine dehydrogenase NADP-binding domain-containing protein — translation MQNTVVVYGATGHTGRFIVAELVERGFVPILSGRDAGRLEVLAKEYDGLTVRPATADDPDSLDRALDGAAAVINAAGPFAVTAGPVVEAALRAGIPYVDVAAEIEANADMFANYAKAAAEAGVAVVPAMAFYGGLGDLLVSAAMGDWTTADEAHIAYGLTSWHPTPGTRSAGAISHDRRAGRRLRFSDGRLQYHDDQPVQEAWSFPEPLGVRQVIAEFTMADVVTIPSHLQIPEVRTYMSVEAAKDLSDESTPEPVAADGKGRSDQTFAVDVRVRAGDIERRLTAHGQDIYAITAPLAVEAVHRILTGRTRTTGVASAGSIFHAEDFLQALAPVLSVK, via the coding sequence ATGCAGAACACAGTGGTGGTTTACGGCGCGACCGGGCACACCGGCCGCTTCATCGTCGCGGAGCTGGTCGAGCGCGGCTTCGTCCCGATCCTCTCGGGCCGGGACGCGGGGCGGCTCGAAGTACTGGCCAAGGAGTACGACGGGCTGACCGTGCGCCCGGCGACAGCGGATGACCCGGACTCGCTGGACCGCGCGCTCGACGGCGCCGCGGCGGTCATCAACGCGGCCGGGCCGTTCGCTGTGACGGCAGGCCCAGTGGTCGAGGCCGCGTTGCGCGCAGGCATCCCGTACGTCGATGTCGCGGCCGAGATCGAGGCCAACGCGGACATGTTCGCCAACTACGCAAAGGCCGCGGCGGAGGCGGGCGTAGCCGTAGTACCGGCGATGGCTTTCTACGGCGGACTGGGCGACCTGCTCGTGTCGGCAGCCATGGGCGACTGGACCACTGCCGACGAGGCTCACATCGCCTACGGCTTGACCAGCTGGCACCCCACCCCCGGCACCCGCAGCGCAGGCGCCATCTCCCACGACCGCCGCGCCGGCCGCCGACTCCGCTTCAGCGATGGTCGGCTGCAGTACCACGACGACCAGCCGGTGCAGGAGGCCTGGAGCTTCCCGGAGCCGCTAGGCGTGCGTCAGGTGATCGCTGAGTTCACCATGGCCGACGTGGTGACGATCCCTAGTCACCTGCAGATCCCAGAGGTCCGCACCTACATGTCAGTCGAGGCCGCCAAGGACCTGTCGGACGAGAGCACTCCAGAGCCTGTGGCAGCCGACGGCAAGGGCCGCTCGGACCAGACCTTCGCAGTGGACGTCCGAGTCCGGGCAGGCGACATAGAACGCCGCCTCACCGCTCACGGCCAAGACATCTACGCCATCACCGCACCCCTGGCGGTAGAGGCGGTCCATCGCATCCTGACCGGACGCACTCGCACTACCGGCGTCGCCTCGGCCGGAAGCATCTTCCACGCCGAGGACTTCCTCCAGGCGCTCGCCCCCGTCCTGTCGGTGAAATAG
- a CDS encoding helix-turn-helix domain-containing protein: MHTIAIATAGHLLHFELAVAYEIFRTPPEEVAREDWYDVLLCGPGPVDIGPFTLAPEYGLEQIVTADTVLVPACADVDVPPPAELVDAIRAAHDAGARIASLCTGAFALGAAGLLDGRRATTHWAHTVELIARHPEATVDPDVLYTDNGSVLTAAGKAAAVDLCIHLIHLDHGAIIANTVARRLVMPPHRPGGQAQFVATPMQPSGEHLLAGVLAWAQQRLDQPLTVVDLAKQASMSTRNLGRQFHSVTGQTPLQWLLTQRVRRAQELLESTTGSIESVATATGMGTATTLRRQFKRVVGVPPDTYRRTFRTPA, from the coding sequence ATGCATACGATCGCGATCGCGACCGCGGGTCACCTGCTGCATTTCGAGCTGGCGGTGGCGTACGAGATCTTCCGGACGCCGCCGGAGGAGGTGGCTCGCGAGGACTGGTACGACGTACTGCTCTGCGGCCCTGGACCCGTCGACATCGGGCCGTTCACGCTCGCACCGGAGTACGGGCTGGAGCAGATCGTCACTGCCGACACCGTGCTCGTACCGGCCTGTGCAGACGTCGACGTACCGCCGCCGGCCGAGCTGGTCGATGCGATCCGCGCAGCACACGACGCTGGTGCCCGGATCGCCTCGCTCTGCACAGGTGCCTTCGCACTCGGTGCTGCGGGGCTACTGGACGGCAGGCGCGCCACTACCCACTGGGCGCACACAGTGGAGCTCATTGCTCGCCATCCTGAGGCCACTGTCGACCCGGACGTGCTCTACACAGACAACGGCAGCGTGCTCACCGCTGCAGGCAAGGCGGCTGCAGTCGATCTCTGCATCCACCTGATCCACCTCGACCACGGTGCCATCATCGCCAACACGGTCGCTCGCCGCTTGGTTATGCCGCCGCACCGCCCCGGCGGTCAGGCGCAGTTCGTCGCCACCCCGATGCAGCCCTCGGGCGAGCACCTACTGGCCGGCGTACTCGCCTGGGCGCAGCAGCGGCTGGACCAGCCGCTCACTGTCGTCGACCTGGCCAAGCAGGCGAGCATGAGTACTCGGAACCTCGGCCGCCAGTTCCACTCGGTCACTGGTCAGACCCCACTCCAATGGCTCCTGACCCAGCGCGTACGCCGCGCGCAGGAGCTCCTGGAGTCCACCACCGGCAGCATCGAGTCAGTGGCCACAGCAACAGGCATGGGCACGGCCACAACGCTCCGCCGCCAGTTCAAGCGGGTAGTAGGCGTCCCACCAGACACCTACCGCCGCACCTTCCGCACGCCGGCCTGA
- a CDS encoding NUDIX hydrolase — protein MTTDHPVLRFGAGLADSRESWEVSSSEVVHSTGRVISVRRDQIVPPGGGETFTRDVVVHPGAVGVVALDPDNRMLLVRQYRHPVGYRLLEPPAGLLDVAGEAYQLGAERELWEEAATKAADWRVLVDAFTSPGLTNEAVRIFLARELSEAPETYDRLHEEADMETVWAPLVDVVGAVLAGDLHNPILVMGALSAWAALNGPGFDNLRPADSPWPAKD, from the coding sequence GTGACGACCGACCACCCGGTACTCCGCTTCGGCGCCGGGCTGGCCGACTCGCGAGAGTCGTGGGAGGTCTCCTCCTCGGAGGTCGTGCACTCCACTGGGCGGGTGATCTCGGTCCGCCGCGACCAGATCGTCCCGCCGGGCGGTGGTGAGACCTTCACCCGCGACGTGGTTGTCCATCCTGGTGCTGTCGGGGTGGTGGCGTTGGATCCTGACAATCGGATGCTGCTGGTACGTCAGTACCGGCATCCGGTGGGGTATCGGCTGCTGGAGCCGCCTGCTGGGCTTCTCGACGTCGCTGGTGAGGCGTACCAGCTCGGGGCCGAGCGGGAGCTGTGGGAAGAGGCGGCTACCAAGGCTGCTGACTGGCGGGTGCTGGTGGATGCCTTCACGTCCCCGGGGCTGACCAACGAGGCCGTGCGTATCTTCCTGGCGCGCGAGCTGTCGGAGGCGCCTGAGACCTACGACCGCCTCCACGAGGAAGCCGACATGGAGACCGTGTGGGCTCCGCTGGTCGACGTCGTCGGCGCAGTGCTGGCTGGGGATCTGCACAACCCCATCTTGGTGATGGGTGCGTTGTCGGCTTGGGCTGCGCTCAACGGGCCTGGGTTCGATAACCTGCGGCCGGCTGACTCGCCTTGGCCCGCTAAGGACTGA
- a CDS encoding CTP synthase, which translates to MDRASFGQQTKHVFVTGGVASSLGKGLTASSLGSLLTARGIRVTMQKLDPYLNVDPGTMNPFQHGEVFVTNDGAETDLDIGHYERFLDRDLSQVANVTTGQVYSSVIAKERRGEYLGDTVQVIPHITNEIKERMLAMAGADVDVVLHEIGGTVGDIESLPFLEAARQVRHDVGRDNVFFLHISLVPYMAPAGELKTKPTQHSVAALRSIGIQPDAIVCRADRPIPDSVKRKISLMCDVDVEAVVAAADAPSIYDIPKVLHSEGLDAFVVRRLNLPFRDVDWTRWDELLKVVHSPADQVTVALVGKYIDLPDAYLSVAEALRAGGFDNDAKVNLRWVPSDECATPEGAARLLGDVDAVCIPGGFGVRGIEGKIGAIRYARENGVPILGLCLGLQCMVIEVARDLAGLTEANSTEFDPDAEQPVIATMEEQKHIVDGTGDLGGTMRLGLYPANLAEGSIVRGLYGAPSIQERHRHRYEVNNAYRDKLEAAGLVFSGLSPDHELVEFIELDREKHPYFVATQAHPELRSRPTKPHPLFSGLISAALVRQRESRLPVEDLTKKPASKAAGSKGAKAEPAVVETAKA; encoded by the coding sequence GTGGACAGAGCTTCGTTCGGGCAGCAGACCAAGCACGTATTCGTCACCGGTGGCGTCGCCTCCAGTCTCGGCAAGGGGCTGACAGCGTCAAGCCTCGGCAGCCTGCTGACGGCACGGGGCATCCGGGTGACCATGCAGAAGCTGGATCCCTATCTCAATGTGGATCCCGGCACGATGAACCCGTTCCAGCACGGCGAGGTGTTCGTCACCAACGACGGCGCCGAGACCGACCTGGACATCGGGCACTACGAGCGGTTCCTCGACCGGGACCTGTCCCAGGTCGCCAACGTCACCACCGGCCAGGTCTACTCGTCGGTGATCGCGAAGGAACGCCGCGGCGAGTACCTGGGTGACACCGTCCAGGTGATCCCGCACATCACCAACGAGATCAAGGAACGGATGCTGGCGATGGCCGGCGCCGACGTGGACGTGGTGCTGCACGAGATCGGCGGCACGGTCGGCGACATCGAGTCGCTGCCGTTCCTCGAGGCCGCGCGCCAGGTCCGGCACGACGTCGGCCGCGACAACGTCTTCTTCCTGCACATCTCGCTGGTGCCGTACATGGCGCCGGCCGGCGAGCTGAAGACCAAGCCGACCCAGCACTCGGTCGCCGCGCTGCGCTCGATCGGTATCCAGCCGGACGCGATCGTCTGCCGGGCCGACCGGCCGATCCCGGACAGCGTCAAGCGCAAGATCTCGCTGATGTGCGACGTCGACGTCGAGGCCGTGGTGGCCGCGGCCGACGCGCCGAGCATCTACGACATCCCCAAGGTGCTGCACTCCGAGGGGCTGGACGCGTTCGTCGTCCGCCGCCTCAACCTGCCGTTCCGCGATGTCGACTGGACCCGCTGGGACGAACTGCTGAAGGTCGTGCACAGCCCCGCCGACCAGGTCACGGTCGCGCTGGTCGGCAAGTACATCGACCTGCCGGACGCGTACCTGTCGGTCGCCGAGGCGCTGCGGGCCGGCGGTTTCGACAACGACGCCAAGGTCAACCTGCGCTGGGTCCCCTCCGACGAGTGCGCCACTCCCGAGGGTGCGGCGCGGCTGCTCGGTGACGTGGACGCGGTCTGCATCCCGGGTGGCTTCGGCGTCCGCGGCATCGAGGGCAAGATCGGCGCGATCCGGTACGCCCGCGAGAACGGCGTACCGATCCTCGGACTCTGCCTCGGCCTGCAGTGCATGGTGATCGAGGTGGCCCGCGACCTGGCCGGACTGACCGAAGCGAACTCGACAGAGTTCGACCCGGACGCGGAGCAGCCGGTGATCGCGACGATGGAGGAGCAGAAGCACATCGTCGACGGCACCGGCGATCTCGGCGGCACGATGCGGCTCGGCCTGTACCCGGCGAACCTGGCCGAGGGCTCGATCGTCCGCGGCCTGTACGGCGCTCCGTCGATCCAGGAGCGGCACCGGCACCGGTACGAGGTCAACAACGCTTACCGCGACAAGCTGGAGGCCGCCGGGCTGGTGTTCAGCGGGCTGTCGCCGGACCACGAGCTGGTCGAGTTCATCGAGCTGGACCGGGAGAAGCACCCGTACTTCGTCGCCACCCAGGCGCACCCGGAGCTCCGCTCGCGGCCGACCAAGCCGCACCCGCTGTTCTCCGGGCTGATCTCGGCGGCGCTGGTCCGCCAGCGTGAGTCGCGGCTGCCGGTCGAGGACCTGACCAAGAAGCCCGCTTCCAAGGCTGCGGGGTCGAAGGGCGCCAAGGCTGAGCCGGCTGTTGTAGAGACGGCGAAGGCGTGA